Proteins from a single region of Bacteroidota bacterium:
- a CDS encoding SRPBCC domain-containing protein, whose translation MKTGSIKQKVKFSVSPKEVYEALMNSKKHSAFTGTKCTIGKKEGSVYSAYDGYIVGKNLKLVPGKKIVQTWRAVDGKWPDDHYSEITFDLKSSGKGTELTFSQKKIPIGQVAEFTQGWKEHYWERMHDYFSR comes from the coding sequence ATGAAAACAGGTTCCATAAAACAAAAAGTAAAATTCAGTGTTTCCCCGAAAGAAGTTTATGAAGCGCTCATGAATTCGAAAAAACATTCGGCATTCACCGGGACTAAATGCACGATCGGTAAAAAAGAAGGAAGTGTATATTCTGCATACGACGGATACATTGTTGGCAAGAATTTAAAACTGGTACCCGGAAAAAAAATTGTTCAAACGTGGAGAGCGGTCGATGGCAAGTGGCCCGACGATCATTATTCTGAAATTACTTTTGATCTTAAATCTTCTGGGAAAGGAACTGAACTTACTTTTTCGCAGAAGAAAATTCCCATCGGCCAGGTTGCGGAATTCACGCAGGGATGGAAGGAACATTACTGGGAAAGAATGCATGATTATTTTTCAAGGTGA
- a CDS encoding N-acetylglucosamine kinase, with amino-acid sequence MKLLLADSGSSKTEWRFIDDAREQHKIFTTGLNPWHISGEDFRKLIEEKIFPFCSGNNELKLFFYGAGCGNELKRNSWLIILERAFPHARVQVSTDLLGAARALCGKEKGFAAILGTGSNAGEYDGENICRSMPSPGFILGDEGGGVHIGKKILGKYLRHELSPVLQKKIEEECGKSEAEILDQVYHHPYPARFIASFSKIATTNSHYEECRNIIEESFINFLENFKKFSRGSKMKLSFTGSVAWHNRELLLPLLEKFSIAPGRIVASPMDGLVDFHLEK; translated from the coding sequence ATGAAGTTGCTTTTAGCTGACAGCGGTTCTTCCAAAACAGAATGGAGATTCATTGATGACGCGCGTGAACAGCACAAAATATTCACAACCGGGCTGAATCCGTGGCATATTTCCGGTGAAGATTTCCGGAAATTGATCGAAGAAAAAATTTTTCCGTTTTGCAGCGGGAATAATGAATTGAAACTGTTTTTTTATGGAGCCGGATGCGGCAATGAACTGAAAAGAAATTCATGGCTGATCATTCTTGAGCGCGCATTCCCGCACGCCCGCGTACAGGTGAGCACTGATTTGCTCGGGGCCGCGCGCGCATTGTGCGGAAAAGAAAAAGGATTTGCAGCAATTCTCGGAACCGGATCAAATGCCGGCGAGTATGATGGAGAAAATATCTGCAGGAGTATGCCGTCGCCCGGATTCATTCTTGGCGATGAAGGAGGAGGAGTGCACATTGGAAAAAAGATTCTCGGAAAATATCTTCGCCACGAGTTGTCGCCGGTACTTCAGAAAAAAATTGAAGAGGAATGTGGGAAAAGTGAAGCAGAGATCCTCGACCAGGTTTATCATCATCCTTATCCTGCACGTTTCATTGCTTCCTTCTCAAAAATTGCAACAACTAATTCTCACTATGAAGAATGCCGGAATATTATTGAAGAAAGTTTCATAAACTTCCTGGAAAATTTCAAAAAATTTTCGCGTGGCAGTAAAATGAAATTGTCTTTTACAGGTTCTGTTGCCTGGCACAACCGTGAATTACTTCTGCCACTTCTTGAAAAATTTTCTATTGCGCCGGGAAGAATAGTTGCATCTCCCATGGATGGACTCGTTGATTTTCACCTTGAAAAATAA
- a CDS encoding response regulator transcription factor — protein sequence MITTILIAQSNYLVKEGLKSLIISDKSLLLSGEASNGDELSRIALAGKPDVIIIDHLDPAFGISTLRRIISESPSTRFLTISEKPSRWMLADAMSTGITSYLLRDCEKDEILDAVHATAKGEKFFCGKILSSVVKNNGEEISAETISCDGLRISDREAEIISFIAEGLTNKEIADKLFLSTHTITTHRKNIMSKLGVNNTAGLVLFAIKNNIVTPNHFLFNTN from the coding sequence ATGATCACAACGATACTTATCGCGCAAAGTAATTACCTTGTAAAAGAAGGTCTTAAATCATTGATTATTAGTGATAAAAGTCTTCTATTATCAGGGGAAGCTTCAAATGGAGATGAATTGTCAAGAATTGCCCTGGCAGGGAAACCAGACGTCATTATCATCGATCATCTCGATCCGGCTTTCGGAATTTCAACTTTGAGAAGAATTATTTCCGAATCACCTTCCACACGTTTTCTTACTATCTCGGAAAAACCAAGCCGGTGGATGCTTGCAGATGCGATGTCGACCGGCATCACAAGCTATCTTCTCCGCGATTGTGAAAAAGATGAAATACTTGATGCCGTACACGCCACTGCCAAGGGCGAAAAATTCTTTTGCGGAAAAATTCTGAGTAGTGTTGTGAAAAATAACGGGGAAGAAATTTCTGCAGAAACAATTTCCTGCGACGGTTTGCGGATATCTGACCGTGAAGCGGAGATCATCTCTTTCATTGCGGAAGGACTCACCAATAAAGAGATCGCCGATAAATTATTCCTCAGTACACATACCATTACTACTCACCGGAAAAACATCATGTCGAAGCTGGGTGTAAACAATACGGCAGGGCTGGTGCTCTTCGCTATTAAAAATAATATCGTAACGCCGAATCATTTTCTTTTCAATACGAATTGA
- a CDS encoding ribonuclease Z: protein MAAAFELTILGSSSATPTSKRHPTAQLLNVAERFFLIDCGEATQIQLRKYKIRFQRIDHIFISHLHGDHYLGLMGLLSSLHLLGRKKELTIYHPPGLKTIIDLQFELSGTVLNYKINWHEHDIHKAGIIFEDHVLSVETVLLNHRIPCCGFIFREKEKMFSLDKEKLAEYGISREFFSDLKNGKDIMPDGMRKFRNEELTKGRYASRSYAFVSDTRYNEKVIEAVKDVDLLYHESTFLHEMLERAEKTFHTTALEAGLAAKKAGVKKLVIGHFSVRYTDLLPLLEEARTEFPQTQLAEEGTKFTIPEVFLVNK, encoded by the coding sequence ATGGCTGCTGCTTTTGAATTGACCATACTCGGAAGTAGTTCTGCAACACCAACATCCAAACGTCATCCTACGGCTCAGCTACTGAATGTGGCTGAGCGTTTTTTTTTAATTGACTGCGGAGAAGCAACGCAAATCCAGTTGCGAAAGTACAAGATCCGTTTTCAGCGCATCGATCATATTTTCATCAGTCATCTTCACGGCGATCATTATCTCGGATTAATGGGACTTCTTTCTTCTTTGCATTTGCTCGGAAGAAAAAAAGAGTTGACCATTTATCATCCGCCGGGATTGAAAACAATTATTGACCTTCAATTTGAATTATCGGGCACCGTACTTAATTACAAGATTAACTGGCATGAACATGATATTCACAAGGCAGGAATAATATTCGAAGATCATGTTTTGAGTGTCGAGACCGTTCTTCTCAATCACCGAATTCCCTGCTGCGGATTTATTTTCCGGGAAAAAGAAAAAATGTTTTCTCTGGATAAAGAAAAACTTGCGGAATACGGAATATCCCGCGAATTTTTTTCTGATCTGAAAAATGGGAAAGACATTATGCCCGATGGAATGAGAAAATTCCGGAATGAGGAACTTACAAAAGGCAGATACGCTTCACGATCGTATGCGTTTGTTTCTGATACGCGATATAATGAGAAAGTAATTGAAGCCGTGAAAGATGTCGATCTCCTTTATCATGAATCTACTTTTCTGCACGAGATGCTGGAGCGTGCTGAAAAAACTTTTCACACTACGGCACTTGAAGCAGGCCTCGCAGCAAAAAAAGCAGGCGTGAAAAAATTAGTGATCGGTCATTTTTCTGTTCGTTATACCGATCTTCTTCCATTGCTCGAAGAAGCAAGAACAGAATTTCCGCAAACCCAGCTAGCCGAAGAGGGGACGAAATTCACAATTCCGGAGGTTTTCCTTGTGAATAAATAA